One genomic window of Oncorhynchus clarkii lewisi isolate Uvic-CL-2024 chromosome 5, UVic_Ocla_1.0, whole genome shotgun sequence includes the following:
- the LOC139408829 gene encoding BRCA1-associated protein-like isoform X3, with translation MSVSLVVIRLELADQSLSPRNFQYTAAEDMSEEDLQEKALGSARLSLSGKTELERAAVLHQHIGSRAMGDMVIETIAPNPDKGKVEQTGAEGEEGGGARPLENQPDEGDPNEGTTEDSADGTETAPDSPSKHLPDQISFFSGNPSVEIVHGIMHLYKTNKMTSLTEDVRRSAMLCILTVPSTMTSHDLMKFVAPFYDVMEHMKIIRDPTPNQYMVLIKFSSQADADSFYTACNGRTFNSIEDAVCQLVYVERAEVIKSEQGASLPVMELTELPKCTVCLERMDESVNGVLTTLCNHSFHSLCLQRWEDASCPVCRYCQTPEPVEENKCFECGVQENLWICLICGHIGCGRYVSRHAYKHFEETQHTYAMQLTNHRVWDYAGDNYVHRLVASKTDGKMVQYGCEGETCHEEKIDALQLEYSYLLTSQLESQRIYWENKIVHLEKDTAEEINNMKAKFKETIDRCDNLERRLGELAKDKQSMDKKRA, from the exons ATGAGTGTATCACTGGTCGTTATCCGTCTGGAGCTCgcagaccagtctctctctccacggAATTTCCAATACACCGCCG CTGAGGATATGTCAGAGGAGGATTTGCAGGAGAAAGCTCTGGGCTCAGCCAGGCTTTCTCTGAGTGGgaagacagagctggagagagcaGCAGTCCTACACCAGCACATCGGCAGCAGAGCCATGGGAGACATGGTCATCGAGACCATCGCACCCAACCCTG ATAAAGGAAAGGTTGAGCAGActggggcagagggagaggagggtggaggagccCGCCCTCTAGAGAATCAACCAGACGAGGGGGACCCTAATGAGGGCACTACAGAGGACAGTGCCGATGGCACAGAGACGGCTCCAGACTCACCCTCCAAGCATCTTCCAGACCAGATCTCCTTCTTCAGTGGAAACCCCTCAGTGGAGATAGTCCACGGCATCATGCACCTCTACAAGACCAA CAAGATGACGTCCCTGACGGAGGACGTGCGTCGCAGTGCCATGCTGTGTATCCTGACCGTCCCCTCCACCATGACCAGCCACGACCTCATGAAGTTTGTGGCACCGTTTTATGACGTCATGGAGCACATGAAGATCATACGAGACCCCACCCCTAACCAGTACATGGTGCTGATTAAGTTCAGTAGCCAG GCTGACGCAGATAGTTTCTACACAGCGTGTAATGGCCGTACGTTCAACTCCATAGAGGACGCAGTCTGCCAGCTGGTCTATGTGGAGAGAGCTGAGGTCATCAAGTCTGAGCAG GGCGCCAGTCTTCCAGTGATGGAGCTGACAGAGCTTCCTAAGTGTACCGTGTGTCTGGAGAGGATGGACGAGTCAGTGAACGGGGTTCTCAccacactctgtaaccacagcttCCACAGCCTGTGTCTGCAACGCTGGGAGGACGCCTC GTGTCCTGTGTGTCGGTACTGCCAGACCCCAGAGCCTGTAGAGGAGAACAAGTGCTTTGAATGTGGCGTACAGGAA AACCTGTGGATCTGTCTGATCTGTGGTCATATTGGCTGTGGTCGCTACGTCAGTCGTCATGCCTACAAACACTTTGAAGAGACGCAACACACGTACGCCATGCAGCTCACTAACCACCGTGTCTGGGACTATGCTGGAG ATAACTACGTTCACAGGCTGGTGGCCAGTAAGACTGATGGGAAGATGGTTCAGTACGGGTGTGAAGGAGAAACCTGCCATGAGGAGAAGATAGATGCTCTGCaattagag TATTCTTACCTGCTAACGAGTCAACTGGAGTCCCAGCGCATTTACTGGGAGAATAAGATAGTTCACCTGGAGAAGGACACAGCGGAGGAG ATCAACAACATGAAGGCCAAGTTTAAGGAGACCATAGATCGCTGTGATAACCTGGAGCGTCGGCTGGGAGAGCTGGCCAAGGACAAGCAGAGCATGGACAAGAA GCGAGCGTAA
- the LOC139408829 gene encoding BRCA1-associated protein-like isoform X1: MMIIGIVLFQKLMLCICLVSLFLPVPLSAPVAEDMSEEDLQEKALGSARLSLSGKTELERAAVLHQHIGSRAMGDMVIETIAPNPDKGKVEQTGAEGEEGGGARPLENQPDEGDPNEGTTEDSADGTETAPDSPSKHLPDQISFFSGNPSVEIVHGIMHLYKTNKMTSLTEDVRRSAMLCILTVPSTMTSHDLMKFVAPFYDVMEHMKIIRDPTPNQYMVLIKFSSQADADSFYTACNGRTFNSIEDAVCQLVYVERAEVIKSEQGASLPVMELTELPKCTVCLERMDESVNGVLTTLCNHSFHSLCLQRWEDASCPVCRYCQTPEPVEENKCFECGVQENLWICLICGHIGCGRYVSRHAYKHFEETQHTYAMQLTNHRVWDYAGDNYVHRLVASKTDGKMVQYGCEGETCHEEKIDALQLEYSYLLTSQLESQRIYWENKIVHLEKDTAEEINNMKAKFKETIDRCDNLERRLGELAKDKQSMDKKCGQLSTRVTKLGHELKEEQEMNRCLRANQVQLQAQLAEEERKARETGERKDGVIAELQEQLRDVMFYLETQQQIEGLPPETRTEIQEGSINIGAAATPAPGPSAIGRGRRGRSKRGK; this comes from the exons ATGATGATAATAGGTATTGTATTGTTCCAGAAGTTGATGCTTTGTATTTGTCTAGTCTCCCTCTTTctacctgtccccctctctgcccctgtaGCTGAGGATATGTCAGAGGAGGATTTGCAGGAGAAAGCTCTGGGCTCAGCCAGGCTTTCTCTGAGTGGgaagacagagctggagagagcaGCAGTCCTACACCAGCACATCGGCAGCAGAGCCATGGGAGACATGGTCATCGAGACCATCGCACCCAACCCTG ATAAAGGAAAGGTTGAGCAGActggggcagagggagaggagggtggaggagccCGCCCTCTAGAGAATCAACCAGACGAGGGGGACCCTAATGAGGGCACTACAGAGGACAGTGCCGATGGCACAGAGACGGCTCCAGACTCACCCTCCAAGCATCTTCCAGACCAGATCTCCTTCTTCAGTGGAAACCCCTCAGTGGAGATAGTCCACGGCATCATGCACCTCTACAAGACCAA CAAGATGACGTCCCTGACGGAGGACGTGCGTCGCAGTGCCATGCTGTGTATCCTGACCGTCCCCTCCACCATGACCAGCCACGACCTCATGAAGTTTGTGGCACCGTTTTATGACGTCATGGAGCACATGAAGATCATACGAGACCCCACCCCTAACCAGTACATGGTGCTGATTAAGTTCAGTAGCCAG GCTGACGCAGATAGTTTCTACACAGCGTGTAATGGCCGTACGTTCAACTCCATAGAGGACGCAGTCTGCCAGCTGGTCTATGTGGAGAGAGCTGAGGTCATCAAGTCTGAGCAG GGCGCCAGTCTTCCAGTGATGGAGCTGACAGAGCTTCCTAAGTGTACCGTGTGTCTGGAGAGGATGGACGAGTCAGTGAACGGGGTTCTCAccacactctgtaaccacagcttCCACAGCCTGTGTCTGCAACGCTGGGAGGACGCCTC GTGTCCTGTGTGTCGGTACTGCCAGACCCCAGAGCCTGTAGAGGAGAACAAGTGCTTTGAATGTGGCGTACAGGAA AACCTGTGGATCTGTCTGATCTGTGGTCATATTGGCTGTGGTCGCTACGTCAGTCGTCATGCCTACAAACACTTTGAAGAGACGCAACACACGTACGCCATGCAGCTCACTAACCACCGTGTCTGGGACTATGCTGGAG ATAACTACGTTCACAGGCTGGTGGCCAGTAAGACTGATGGGAAGATGGTTCAGTACGGGTGTGAAGGAGAAACCTGCCATGAGGAGAAGATAGATGCTCTGCaattagag TATTCTTACCTGCTAACGAGTCAACTGGAGTCCCAGCGCATTTACTGGGAGAATAAGATAGTTCACCTGGAGAAGGACACAGCGGAGGAG ATCAACAACATGAAGGCCAAGTTTAAGGAGACCATAGATCGCTGTGATAACCTGGAGCGTCGGCTGGGAGAGCTGGCCAAGGACAAGCAGAGCATGGACAAGAA gtgTGGTCAGCTATCGACCCGTGTGACAAAGCTTGGTCATGAGCTGAAGGAGGAACAGGAAATGAACCGCTGTCTGAGAGCCAATCAGGTTCAACTACAGGCCCAGCTGGCCGAGGAGGAACGCAAGGCGAGAGAGACGG GCGAGCGTAAGGACGGGGTGATAGCCGAGCTCCAGGAGCAGCTGAGAGATGTCATGTTTTACCTGGAGACTCAGCAGCAGATAGAAGGTCTTCCTCCAGAGACCAGGACTGAGATTCAGGAAGGAAGCATCAACATCGGCGCAGCAGCCACTCCCGCCCCAGGACCCTCCGCCATAGGCAGAGGCCGCAGGGGGCGGTCCAAAAGGGGGAAGTAG
- the LOC139408829 gene encoding BRCA1-associated protein-like isoform X2, translating into MSVSLVVIRLELADQSLSPRNFQYTAAEDMSEEDLQEKALGSARLSLSGKTELERAAVLHQHIGSRAMGDMVIETIAPNPDKGKVEQTGAEGEEGGGARPLENQPDEGDPNEGTTEDSADGTETAPDSPSKHLPDQISFFSGNPSVEIVHGIMHLYKTNKMTSLTEDVRRSAMLCILTVPSTMTSHDLMKFVAPFYDVMEHMKIIRDPTPNQYMVLIKFSSQADADSFYTACNGRTFNSIEDAVCQLVYVERAEVIKSEQGASLPVMELTELPKCTVCLERMDESVNGVLTTLCNHSFHSLCLQRWEDASCPVCRYCQTPEPVEENKCFECGVQENLWICLICGHIGCGRYVSRHAYKHFEETQHTYAMQLTNHRVWDYAGDNYVHRLVASKTDGKMVQYGCEGETCHEEKIDALQLEYSYLLTSQLESQRIYWENKIVHLEKDTAEEINNMKAKFKETIDRCDNLERRLGELAKDKQSMDKKCGQLSTRVTKLGHELKEEQEMNRCLRANQVQLQAQLAEEERKARETGERKDGVIAELQEQLRDVMFYLETQQQIEGLPPETRTEIQEGSINIGAAATPAPGPSAIGRGRRGRSKRGK; encoded by the exons ATGAGTGTATCACTGGTCGTTATCCGTCTGGAGCTCgcagaccagtctctctctccacggAATTTCCAATACACCGCCG CTGAGGATATGTCAGAGGAGGATTTGCAGGAGAAAGCTCTGGGCTCAGCCAGGCTTTCTCTGAGTGGgaagacagagctggagagagcaGCAGTCCTACACCAGCACATCGGCAGCAGAGCCATGGGAGACATGGTCATCGAGACCATCGCACCCAACCCTG ATAAAGGAAAGGTTGAGCAGActggggcagagggagaggagggtggaggagccCGCCCTCTAGAGAATCAACCAGACGAGGGGGACCCTAATGAGGGCACTACAGAGGACAGTGCCGATGGCACAGAGACGGCTCCAGACTCACCCTCCAAGCATCTTCCAGACCAGATCTCCTTCTTCAGTGGAAACCCCTCAGTGGAGATAGTCCACGGCATCATGCACCTCTACAAGACCAA CAAGATGACGTCCCTGACGGAGGACGTGCGTCGCAGTGCCATGCTGTGTATCCTGACCGTCCCCTCCACCATGACCAGCCACGACCTCATGAAGTTTGTGGCACCGTTTTATGACGTCATGGAGCACATGAAGATCATACGAGACCCCACCCCTAACCAGTACATGGTGCTGATTAAGTTCAGTAGCCAG GCTGACGCAGATAGTTTCTACACAGCGTGTAATGGCCGTACGTTCAACTCCATAGAGGACGCAGTCTGCCAGCTGGTCTATGTGGAGAGAGCTGAGGTCATCAAGTCTGAGCAG GGCGCCAGTCTTCCAGTGATGGAGCTGACAGAGCTTCCTAAGTGTACCGTGTGTCTGGAGAGGATGGACGAGTCAGTGAACGGGGTTCTCAccacactctgtaaccacagcttCCACAGCCTGTGTCTGCAACGCTGGGAGGACGCCTC GTGTCCTGTGTGTCGGTACTGCCAGACCCCAGAGCCTGTAGAGGAGAACAAGTGCTTTGAATGTGGCGTACAGGAA AACCTGTGGATCTGTCTGATCTGTGGTCATATTGGCTGTGGTCGCTACGTCAGTCGTCATGCCTACAAACACTTTGAAGAGACGCAACACACGTACGCCATGCAGCTCACTAACCACCGTGTCTGGGACTATGCTGGAG ATAACTACGTTCACAGGCTGGTGGCCAGTAAGACTGATGGGAAGATGGTTCAGTACGGGTGTGAAGGAGAAACCTGCCATGAGGAGAAGATAGATGCTCTGCaattagag TATTCTTACCTGCTAACGAGTCAACTGGAGTCCCAGCGCATTTACTGGGAGAATAAGATAGTTCACCTGGAGAAGGACACAGCGGAGGAG ATCAACAACATGAAGGCCAAGTTTAAGGAGACCATAGATCGCTGTGATAACCTGGAGCGTCGGCTGGGAGAGCTGGCCAAGGACAAGCAGAGCATGGACAAGAA gtgTGGTCAGCTATCGACCCGTGTGACAAAGCTTGGTCATGAGCTGAAGGAGGAACAGGAAATGAACCGCTGTCTGAGAGCCAATCAGGTTCAACTACAGGCCCAGCTGGCCGAGGAGGAACGCAAGGCGAGAGAGACGG GCGAGCGTAAGGACGGGGTGATAGCCGAGCTCCAGGAGCAGCTGAGAGATGTCATGTTTTACCTGGAGACTCAGCAGCAGATAGAAGGTCTTCCTCCAGAGACCAGGACTGAGATTCAGGAAGGAAGCATCAACATCGGCGCAGCAGCCACTCCCGCCCCAGGACCCTCCGCCATAGGCAGAGGCCGCAGGGGGCGGTCCAAAAGGGGGAAGTAG